The nucleotide sequence GCGACTCCGCGACGTTCTCCTGACGTGCGACGGGGACGACAGGCGTCACGGCCGCGACAGCGGGTGCCGATTCGATAGCCGGAATCGAGGTGTCCGGCACGTCCGCCGGCTCGATCCGGGTCGTCACCACGGGTGAGAACCGCGGCCGCGACCGCCTGGTCTTACGCACGCCCTGCTCACCGTCGGCCTCGGCGACCCACGCCCGCAGCGACTGCTGGCCGACGTTGAACTCGTCGGCGACGACACGAAGCACCGACCTATCGTCGGGGTTCGTCGCCCGCCGCTCCAGCACTCGTGCCGTCGCGGCTTCACGGGTCGCGTCGTCGTACTTCTGCGTGAACGGCATGCCCACAATCTATCGGCCGCGCCGTGCCACACTTCTCGTGTTCCGGAGGGTGACACATGCCTAGTGATGACTTACGAATTGCCCAGTCGGGCTCACTGGACGACAAACGGGTGCTCGCGAGGAGGGGTCCGCTGCCACAGAAGGTCGCTCGGCTGCTTGTCGACACGGGCGACCGGCAGATCCACCTCGCCCTCCTGTTCGAAAACAGGTCGCTCCCCCGCGACGTCGTCGAGTCGATAGAGCGGGCCGCCCGCACCAATGCAGCCGACGATGAGGGCATGCGACTGGGACGGCTTCTGGGCGATCAGGTCCGTGCTTCGGCCGAGTGGAAGCTCGACGCTGACCTCCGCGATCTCGAACCACTGTCGATCCGACTGGCCTGCACCGAACTCGGCGTGGACGACGACACGCGACTGGAGCTCCTCCGTCGCCGGAGGTGGCAACTGTCGTGGGCCGAAGGCCGGCGCCAAACGCTTCGTGACGTCCTGGGCGAACGATATGCCCATGGCACGGTCAACTCGGTCGATCACCGGTAGCGGTGCCCAGGAACGAGCGACTCGCGAAGCGAAATCGCTAACTGTCCAGTTCCAACCAATGAGGATCTGCGGCATAGAAAGCGTCGCCGATGTCTTGCTGATGGAATCCCAACACAATTAGTTCGTGCACTAAAGCGCCGCGCGACATGCCTTCACGTGTTCCCCACTTGACGCCCCTGTCAGGCGAAAGCGCCGAGGCAATGTACAGGTTGCCGATTTTGGTTATCTCGATCGCATTCAAGGCACATCTCCTTTGATGGTTGGGTAACCACGTTTTGCCGACCCCTGAAGTCCCATTTCCTATGAGGGGCTCCTTGGATGTGGATAGTTGGCTCCGCCGGACGCGGCCCTGGAGTCATAGACGGTGCATCTCTCACGCGGTGGCGAGGTCCGACTCGCTTCTGGCGACTAGGTTCACATCACGGCGACTCAGGTCACAACACCGGCGGTACCAGAATCGTTCGCGGTCACGGACGTCTATGGACTCGTTGCTACTGCGCAGCCCACGCCACGTCGACGTCGGACTCCTCATAGCCCCAGCGATCACTCGCCTCGCCGGCCTGAAGGAGCCGCTTGACGGCGGCGCGATCCGCGTCCGGCCCGATGTCGAGCTCGATGCCCGCCTCTCGACTCCCGTGTGGCGAGGTGGAGGCGGGCGTCGGCTCCCCCTCCGACAGTGACGAGGTCACTCTTCGACACTCCGGATGCGAAGGAAGGCACGCTCTCGAGACGTTATAGCCCAGTACCCGCCCGGCTCACCCACACGGATCCGGTGGTGAACGGTGGCCAGTCCTCGTCGTCCTGCTCGAGTGTCACGACGATTTTGACTATCTCGGGATTGGGGACGCCGATCACGATCTCGTCTCCGATATTTTCGGGGCTGGGCCGAGGAGCGGTTGCCTCGACGGATTCCCGAAGTCGCCGCCCTCCCAGGGCAAGCGGGCGAGGGAGTCGCGCCACACGACCTGCAGGGCGTCCACGGACCCGTACAGGCCTTCGAGGGCAGTCAGCCCGGACGTATCGCAAGCATCGATCAGCGTGAGAGGAGCGTTCTCGCGCGTCGGGTCGACGATCCCATCGCCCGCGCCGAAGCGGCGGGCCGGATCGCCAACCCGAACTCGGCGATGGTCGTGTCGAGATCGTTGTGGACATTCCCCACCCCCTCGCTCTAGGACGCACGCAGAGCAGGATCGGGTGGCCATACGCGACATCCCGTGGCCAAAGACGTGGCCGTGCATGAAAAGGACTCGCGGAAGAGAGGAGCGGCGAGCGCAGCGAGCTCGCGAAGCCGCCGGCAGGCCCCAGCGGAGCGACGCGATGCGGAGCATCGCAGACGGCACCCAGGAATTGACGATGCCCGCATCCGAATGGATGCGGGCATCAGTCAAGCAATTGCTGGTGCGCGAGGGGGGAGTTGAACCCCCACGCCCTCACGGGCACACGGACCTGAACCGTGCGCGTCTGCCTATTCCGCCACTCGCGCCAGCGCCAGCCGCGTGAACCGAGCGAACTCGGCCGAAGCGACTGAACAGAGGTGTCATCCCCCAGGGGGAAGACGTGTCGGCCCCGAGGGACCAACCTGAAAACGATAGCATGCAGAAAGACCCCGATATGCACCGGGTAGTCTCGGGGGACCTCTGCTGGCGGCCAGAATCCGCCCTGCACCGACCTGGAGAACCCATGGGGCTACTCGACAACTTCGAACAGCGTCTGGAGCGCGTCGTCAACGGCGCGTTCTCGAAGACGTTCCGTTCGGGTGTCCAGCCCCTGGAGATCACGGCGGCGTTGCGCCGAGAGCTGGACGTGAAGGCGGCGGTGGTGTCGCGCGAGCGCATCCTGGTGCCGAACGAGTTCCGCGTGCTCCTGAGCCCCAAAGACTTCGCGAACATGAACGCGATGGGCAGCGCTCTGATCGAAGAGCTGCGGCAGCTGGTCACGACGCACGCGAAGGCCCAGAACTACGCGTTCGCGGGGCCGGTGCGGGTCGCCCTTGAAGAGAGCGCCGACCTCAGCGTCGGCATCATCAGGATCGAGTCGGCTCACGTCCGCGAGGAAGACGTCACGTGGACCCCGGTGGTCGAGATCGACGGCCGGCAGCACGCCCTTAAGAGAGGTCGCACGATCATCGGCCGCGGGAGCGACGCCGACATCACCGTGCAAGACACCGGCACGAGCCGGAAGCACGTCGAGATCCTGTGGGACGGCAAGCACGCGCAGGCCACCGACCTGGGCTCGACGAACGGCTCGAAGCTCGACGGGGCGTCGCTCACGAAGGCCGTCGTCCAGCCCGATTCCGTCATCCAGATCGGCCGTACGCGTATCGTGTTCCGAGTGCTTCCCGTGTCGACGACCCCCGGGCGTCCTGGCGAACCCCGCCGTGACGACCGAGACGGAGGTCTCCGGTGACCAGTGAGCTGACCCTCCTCGTGCTCCGGATCGCGTTCATCGTGGTCCTCTGGCTCTTCATCTTCTTCATCGTCTACGCGCTGCGCAGCGACCTGTTCGGGCAGCGGGCGAAACGCCTGCCGAACGAGCAGCAGACGGCGACGCCCCCCGGCGGGCAGCCCGCCCAGGCCGCGGCAGCGCCGGCTCCTGCGGCCCCGCGCCCCACGTCGACCCGACCGAGCTCGGCCCCGTCGCCGATCACCGAGCAGGGCTCGCCCGCGTCGCGCCTGCTGATCACGAAGGGCGCGAAGTCGGGCCTGGAGATGCCGCTCGGCGACGGCCCGCTCACGATCGGCCGGTCGAACGAGAGCAATCTCGTGATCCGCGACGACTACACCTCGACCCACCACGCACGACTCATGCTGTGGAACGGCCGCTGGGTGATCCAAGATCTGGACTCGACGAACGGCACGTTCGTGAACGGCGAGCGAGTCACCGTTCCCACGCCCGTCCCGCTGAACACGACGGTCACCATCGGCACCACGAGCTTCGAGTTGCGGCGGTAGCGGGTGGCGATCAAGAGCGCAGCGCTGTCGAACGTCGGCAAGATCCGGGCCAACAACCAGGACTCCGGGTATGCCGGCAACAACCTCTTCGTCGTCGCCGACGGAATGGGCGGGCACGCGGGCGGCGACGTCGCGTCGGCCATCGCGATCCGCAGGATCCGCGAGACCGACAAGCCCTACACCTCCCCCGCCGACGCCGAGTTCGCCCTGCAGTCGTCGCTGATCGCCGCGAACCAGCTGCTCGCCGAGACCGTGTTCGAGCACCAGGAGCTCACGGGCATGGGCACCACGGTCAGCGCCATGATGCGGGTGGGCGACTCCGTCGCGATCGCGCACATCGGCGACTCGCGAATCTACCTGTTCCGCGACGGCGAGCTCAGCCAGATCACCGCCGACCACACGTTCGTGCAGCGCCTCGTCGACTCGGGCCGCATCACGCCCGAAGAGGCCGCCGTCCACCCCCGCCGCTCGGTGCTGATGCGCGTGCTCGGCGACGTCGATGCGGCCCCCGAGGTCGACACGGCGATCCTCGGCACACAGCCGGGCGACCGCTGGCTCATCTGCTCCGACGGTCTCTCCAGCTATCTGGCCGAAGACAGGATCCGAAAGGCCCTCGCCTCCGAGCTCGATCCCGACGCGGTCGCCCGCCGCCTCGTGAAAGAGACCCTCGACCACGGTGCGCCCGACAACGTCACGGTCGTCGTGGTCGACGTCGACGACAGCGAGTCGAGCGCGGCCGAGGTGCCCACGACGGTCGGCTCGGCGGCGGCCCCGCTCACGTTCGAGGGGGAGGCCGGGCGTCGGCCGCTGCGGCTCCCCACGATCCTGCTGCACCCGCTCAAGGTCGCGACCACGCCGGAAGACGCGCACTTCGAGCCCGAGAGCGACGAATACCTCGCCGAGCTGATCGCCGAAGACCGCCGTCGTGCGCGCCGCCGCCGCATCAGCTGGCTGACCGCGCTGGGCATCGGCATCGTGATCGTGGTGATCGCCGCGATCGCGTCGTACCGCTGGACTCAAGACCACTATTACGTCGGCGAGCAGAACGGCACGGTCGTCATCTACAAGGGTGTGCAGTCGAGCCTCGGGCCGATCCGCCTGTCGAGCGTCTACGAGACCACGACGGTGAAGGTGTCGACTCTGTCGACCTACAACCAGCAGAGCGTCGACGACACCATCAACGCCTCGAGCCTGAAGAACGCGCGCTCGATCGTCGAGAGGCTGGCCGATGCCGCCCAGTAACGACGCGACGCAGGCCATCGGCCGCCCCTCGAACCCGGGCGGCGCGCAGGCGATGACGGAGAAGATCACGATCAGGCTCCGCACGCCGTCGCGCCTGCGCAACATCGAGCTCGGGCTGCTGTTCGTGGCCTGCGGCATCTGCGCGGGCGCGATGATCCTGGTCCAGCTCGGCGCCATCGGCCACATCGAGACCGGGATCCTGTGGTCGGGCGTGCTGATCCTGGTGCTCGCCCTGGTCATGCACATCGTGCTGCGGGTCGTCGCAAGCCAGGCCGACCCGTTCGTACTGCCCATCGGGCTCACGCTGAACGGCCTCGGGATCGCCGAGATCTACCGCATCGACATCCCGACCTGGACCACCTCGACGCCGACCCACGCCGGCGAGCGACAGATCTACTGGACCATCGGCGCCATGGTCATCGCGATCATCGTGCTGCTGGGCATCCGCAACTACCGGGTGCTGGCGAGATATCGCTACATCGCGATGTTCACGTCGATCGTGCTGCTGCTCCTGCCGCTCGTGCCGGGCCTCGGCCGCGAGGGCCTCAACGCCCGCGTGTGGATCGACCTCGGGCCGTTCTCGTTCCAGCCGGGTGAGATCGCGAAGATCACTCTCGCGATCTTCTTCGCCGGCTACCTCGTGCAGGCGCGTGACTCGCTGTCGCTCATGGGGCCGAAGATCCTCGGGCTGCAGTTCCCTCGGCCGCGAGACCTCGGCCCGATCCTGGTCATCTGGGCGGTCGCGATGCTCGTGCTGATCTTCGAGCGCGACCTGGGCACGTCGCTGCTGTACTTCGGGCTCTTCCTCGTGATGATCTACGTCGCGACCGGCAAGGCCTCCTGGGTGCTGATCGGCCTGGTCCTCTTCGTCGGCGGCGCCATCGTCGCGAGCCTGTCGCTCTCCTACGTCCACGGCCGCTTCGCCGCCTGGCTCACCCCGTTCGACTCGAGCGTCTACAACGCGTACGGCGGCAGCTACCAGCTGGTCACCGGCCTGTTCGGCTTCGCCAACGGCGGCCTCATCGGCACCGGTCTCGGGCAGGGCAGCCCGCAGACGACACCGCTGGCCCAGAGCGACTACATCATCGCCTCGCTCGGCGAAGAGCTCGGCCTCGCGGGGCTCGTCGCGATCCTCGGGCTCTACCTGCTTCTCGTGTCGCGAGGCTTCAGGATCGCGTTCGTGGGCCAGGACGACTTCGGCAAGCTGCTCGGCGTCGGGCTCTCGTTCGCGATCGCGCTCCAGGTCTTCGTGGTCATGGGCGGAGTCACCCGCGTGATCCCGCTGACGGGCCTGACCATGCCGTTCCTCGCGGCGGGCGGATCGTCGCTCCTGTCGAACTGGATCATCGTCGCCCTGATCCTCCGACTCTCCGACGGCATCAGGTCGGGGCCCAGGATGGTGATCGGCTGATGAACAAGCAGCTCAAGCGCGTCTCCGTGGTGGTCCTCGCCATGTTCGTGGCGCTGCTCGTGTCGAGCACCTACATCACCGGCATCCAGGCCGACTCCCTGCGCGCCGACCCTCGCAACTCGCGCGCGATCCTCGAGAGCTACTCCGCGCAGCGCGGTGCGATCCTCGTCGACGGAAAGCCCGTCGCCGAGTCGGTGGCATCCAACGACCAGTACAAGTTCCTGCGCAAGTACACCGACGGCGCCCTCTACGCGCCCGTCACCGGGTACTACACACTCGGCGAGGGCGCCACGGGCATCGAGAACTCGCTCAACAAGCAGCTCACCGGCAAGTCGAACGAGCAGTTCTTCGACCAGCTCAACTCGCTCATCACCGGCAAGGACCCCGAGGGCGCCACGGTCGCGACCACGATCGACGCCAAGGTGCAGCAGGTCGCGTACGACGCGCTCGGCGACAACACCGGCGCCGTGGTCGCGATCCAGCCCTCGACCGGCAAGATCCTGGCCATGGTGTCGAAGGGCTCGTACGACCCGAACCTCCTGGCGAGCCACGACCGGGCATCCGTGCTGAAGAACTACGACACGCTCCTGCACGACTCCTCCCAGCCCCTCATCAACCGGGCCATCGCCGGCGACCTCTACTTCCCGGGCTCGACGTTCAAGCTCGTCGTCGCGGCCGCCGCCTTCGAGTCGGGCAAGTACACGAAGGACTCGAAGCTGCCGAACCCCGCGCAGTTCACGCTGACGGGAACCACGACGAAGATCAACAACGCCGAGGGCGGCGCCTGCGGCGGCGGCTCGACGGTGACCATCGAGACCGCTCTGGTCGACTCGTGCAACATCCCGTTCGCCGAGCTGGGCGAGAAGCTCGGCTACGACACGATCAACGCCATGGCGAAGAAGTTCGGCTTCGACTCGGCCGTCGAGATCCCCCAGAAGTCGACCCCGAGCGTGTTCCCCGCGACGAACGGCGACGACGCCACGCTCGAGCTGCAGTCGTTCGGCCAGGGCAGCGTGCGCGAGACGCCGCTGCAGGTCGCGATGACCACCGCGACGATCGCCAACGGCGGCCAGGAGATGTCGCCCACGCTCATCGACAACATCCAGAACCCCGACCTCTCGTACCTCGAGAAGTTCAAGGCCACCTCCCTCGGCAACCCGATCAGCGAGTCGACCGCGTCGACCCTCACGCAGCTGATGACCGAGGTGGTCAACGAGGGCACCGGCACCAATGCCAGAATTAGCGGGGTCGATGTCGCAGGCAAGACCGGAACAGCCGAGAACGGCACCGGTCAGCCGTACACCCTCTGGTTCACCGGCTTCGCTCCGGCGAAGAATCCGGAGGTCGCGGTGGCGGTGGTCGTCGGGAACGGCGCAGGTCAGGGGCAGTCGCTCGTCGGCAACACGGCGGCGGCACCGATAGCAAGGCAAGTCATGGAGGCGGTGCTGAACAAATGAGGCCATATTCAGGACTCACTTTCGGAGGGCGTTACGAGCTCTCGTCGCGTGTCGCGATCGGCGGCATGGGCGAGGTCTGGCAGGCCACCGACCTCGTGATCGGCCGCACCGTCGCCATCAAGATCTTGAAGGACGAGTACCTCGGCGACCCCGGGTTCCTCGAGCGGTTCCGCGCCGAGGCGCGCCACGCCGCCCTCGTCAACCACGAGGGCATCGCCAACGTCTTCGACTACGGCGAGGAGGAGGGCAGCGCCTACCTCGTGATGGAGCTCGTGCCCGGCGAGGCGCTCTCCACCATCCTCGAGCGCGATCGCGTGCTCCCCACCGACAAGGTGCTCGACATCGTCGCGCAGACGGCGTCCGCCCTCCAGGCCGCCCACGCGGCCGGCCTCGTCCACCGCGACATCAAGCCCGGCAACCTGCTGATCACGCCCGACGGCCGCGTGAAGATCACCGACTTCGGCATCGCCCGGATCGCCGACCAGGTTCCGCTGACCGCCACCGGGCAGGTCATGGGCACCGTGCAGTACCTCTCGCCCGAGCAGGCGTCGGGGCATCCTGCGTCCCCCTCGACCGACATCTACTCGCTCGGCATCGTCGCCTACGAGGCCCTCGCCGGCCGCCGCCCCTTCACGGGCGAGTCGCAGGTCGCGATCGCCATGGCGCAGATCAACGAGACGCCGCCCGACCTGCCGACGACGATCCCCGAGCCCGTGCGCAGGCTCGTGCTCTCGTGCATCGCCAAGAAGCCCGCCGAGCGCCCCGCATCCGCCGCCGCCCTGGCGCAGGCCGCTCGCGCGCTCCGCCGCGGCGACGTGGTCGCGGCCACCGCCGCCGTGCCGTTCATCGGCGCCGCTGCGGCCGCCGACACCGCGACCCAGGCGTTCAGCGCGCAGGATGCAACGACCCGCCTCATGAACGCCGGCGACGTCGGCCCCGCCACGGCCGCAGTCCTCGGCCTGGGTGCTGCCACATCGCAGGTCCCCGCGGCCGGCGGTGCCGGAGCAGGCGCCCCGGGCGAGGTCGACGAGGGCGACGGCGAGCGGAAGAAGCGCAGCGCGTGGTTCTGGCCCGTCATCGTGCTGGCGATCATCGTCGTGGTCGGCGGCATCGCCCTGGCCGTGACGCTCGCCTCGCGCAACGGTGCCTCGGCTCCTGCGACCAGCACGTCCAGCAGCGTGAAGCACACGAAGAGCTCGTCGCCCAAGCCGAGCCCCACCCCGACCGACACGTCGTCGTCGCACACTATCAACGCCAGCGACTACATCGGCAAGACCGAGGCTCAGGCGCGGCTCGCCCTGCAGAACATGGGCTACCAGGTGACGACGGCTGCGAACCCGAAGACGGCGCCGACGTCGGCGCAGGTCGGAACGGTCTACAACGTCGACCCGACCGGCGTCGTGCCCGCGGGCGAGACCGTGACCCTGTACGTGTACGCGGCCGCCCCGAGCGCCGGTCAGCCCGGCGCCCCGACGACGACCGACACGACGATCCCGGCCGACAACTCGACGACGGCGACGATCACCATCCCGAGCTACAACGGCTGCCCGGTGGGTTATTCGCCGACGCTGATCAACTACAGCATCTCGGGCGGCACCGACAGTTCCGGCAAGACCACCGCCTCGGTCGGCACCAACGTCACCAGCGTCCAGGTGGAGTCGTCGAAGGCCGGCACCCTCACGTTCGTCTACTCGGTGAACTGCGGCAGCACGGTCAAGTCGCCCACGTCGGCGGGTGTGTCGATCACTGTGACCGCCGCGGCGACGTCCGACCCGACCGACGGCTCGACCCCGCCGGCCGGCAACTGACCCCCTCCCGCACGTCATCACAGGAGGTTCCCTGGCTCACAGCCGGAGACCCCTCGTCCCGTCCCGGTACACTGGGGCGGGACTTGTGCATGGGAGATCATTCAGTGGCTGAAGGCGTGACCGAGGGGATCAGCCTCCTCGCCAACCGATACCAGATCGGTCGGCTGATCGGTCATGGCGGTATGGCCAACGTCTACCTCGGCACCGACTCCCGTCTCGGCCGGCAGGTCGCCATCAAGCTGATGAAGTCGCAGCTCGCGACCGACCCGTCGTTCCGCAGCCGATTCCGCCAGGAGGCGCAGGCGGCAGCGCGCATGGCCCACCCCACCATCGTCCGCGTCTTCGACGCCGGAGAAGAGACCACGCGCGACGCCCTCGGCAACACCGTCCTCGTGCCGTACATCGTCATGGAGTACGTCGAGGGCCGCATGCTCAAAGACCTCATCGCCGAGGGCCCGCTCCCTCCGAAGGAGGCCGTGCGCATCACCGAGGGCATCCTCACCGCCCTCGAGTACAGCCACCGCGCCGGCGTCGTGCACCGCGACATCAAGCCCGGCAACGTCATGCTGACCCACACCGGCCAGGTGAAGGTGATGGACTTCGGCATCGCCCGCGCCGTCTCCGACTCGGCCGCGACCGTCGCGCAGACCACGGCGATCCTCGGCACCGCTCAATACTTCTCTCCCGAGCAGGCGCGCGGCGAGACCGTCGACGCACGCAGCGACCTCTACTCGACCGGGGTCGTGCTCTTCGAGATGCTGACCGGGCGGCCCCCGTTCCGCGGCGATTCGCCGGTGGCCGTGGCGTACCAGCACGTCAGCGAGCCGCCGGCGGCGCCGAGCACCCTGAATCCTGCGATCTCGCCCGCTCTCGACGCCGTGACCCTGCACGCGCTCGCCAAGAACCGCCTCGACCGGTTCCAGTCGGCCCACGAGTTCCGCGCCGATGTCGTCGATGCCGGAGCAGGGCAACTCCCCGCCCGCAAGATCCACACGGCGCCCCCGACCCCCACCACGGTGATGTTCGGCGTCGATCCTCGCACCGCCGCAGGTTCCGACGCCGCCCTGAAAGAGCTCTCGAGCACCGACACGAACCGCCCTGCGCGCACGCAGACGCGGCCGCCGGTGGCCTGGCTCTGGGCGGGCATCGTCCTCATCGCGGTGGTCGTGATCGCCGTGGTCGTGTGGGTGCTGCACCTGTCGCCGATCAAGCTCGAGAACAACGACGCCAGCACGGTGCCGAACCTGTCGTCCGAGACGTACGCGCAGGGCTCGGCCAAGCTGACCAAGCTCGGGCTCGACCCGTCGCGCACCGACCAGTCGAGTTCGTCGGTCGCCTCCGGCCACATCATCAAGACCGTGCCGGGCGCCGGCCAGAACGTCACCAAGGGCGAGCCCATCGACGTCTACGTCTCGACCGGCCCCGCGACCGTGTCGATGCCCGACGTGACCGGTCAGAGCAGCGACTCGGCCTGGGCGGCGA is from Frondihabitans australicus and encodes:
- a CDS encoding FhaA domain-containing protein, whose amino-acid sequence is MGLLDNFEQRLERVVNGAFSKTFRSGVQPLEITAALRRELDVKAAVVSRERILVPNEFRVLLSPKDFANMNAMGSALIEELRQLVTTHAKAQNYAFAGPVRVALEESADLSVGIIRIESAHVREEDVTWTPVVEIDGRQHALKRGRTIIGRGSDADITVQDTGTSRKHVEILWDGKHAQATDLGSTNGSKLDGASLTKAVVQPDSVIQIGRTRIVFRVLPVSTTPGRPGEPRRDDRDGGLR
- a CDS encoding FHA domain-containing protein FhaB/FipA; amino-acid sequence: MTSELTLLVLRIAFIVVLWLFIFFIVYALRSDLFGQRAKRLPNEQQTATPPGGQPAQAAAAPAPAAPRPTSTRPSSAPSPITEQGSPASRLLITKGAKSGLEMPLGDGPLTIGRSNESNLVIRDDYTSTHHARLMLWNGRWVIQDLDSTNGTFVNGERVTVPTPVPLNTTVTIGTTSFELRR
- a CDS encoding PP2C family protein-serine/threonine phosphatase; its protein translation is MAIKSAALSNVGKIRANNQDSGYAGNNLFVVADGMGGHAGGDVASAIAIRRIRETDKPYTSPADAEFALQSSLIAANQLLAETVFEHQELTGMGTTVSAMMRVGDSVAIAHIGDSRIYLFRDGELSQITADHTFVQRLVDSGRITPEEAAVHPRRSVLMRVLGDVDAAPEVDTAILGTQPGDRWLICSDGLSSYLAEDRIRKALASELDPDAVARRLVKETLDHGAPDNVTVVVVDVDDSESSAAEVPTTVGSAAAPLTFEGEAGRRPLRLPTILLHPLKVATTPEDAHFEPESDEYLAELIAEDRRRARRRRISWLTALGIGIVIVVIAAIASYRWTQDHYYVGEQNGTVVIYKGVQSSLGPIRLSSVYETTTVKVSTLSTYNQQSVDDTINASSLKNARSIVERLADAAQ
- a CDS encoding FtsW/RodA/SpoVE family cell cycle protein — its product is MTEKITIRLRTPSRLRNIELGLLFVACGICAGAMILVQLGAIGHIETGILWSGVLILVLALVMHIVLRVVASQADPFVLPIGLTLNGLGIAEIYRIDIPTWTTSTPTHAGERQIYWTIGAMVIAIIVLLGIRNYRVLARYRYIAMFTSIVLLLLPLVPGLGREGLNARVWIDLGPFSFQPGEIAKITLAIFFAGYLVQARDSLSLMGPKILGLQFPRPRDLGPILVIWAVAMLVLIFERDLGTSLLYFGLFLVMIYVATGKASWVLIGLVLFVGGAIVASLSLSYVHGRFAAWLTPFDSSVYNAYGGSYQLVTGLFGFANGGLIGTGLGQGSPQTTPLAQSDYIIASLGEELGLAGLVAILGLYLLLVSRGFRIAFVGQDDFGKLLGVGLSFAIALQVFVVMGGVTRVIPLTGLTMPFLAAGGSSLLSNWIIVALILRLSDGIRSGPRMVIG
- a CDS encoding peptidoglycan D,D-transpeptidase FtsI family protein — encoded protein: MNKQLKRVSVVVLAMFVALLVSSTYITGIQADSLRADPRNSRAILESYSAQRGAILVDGKPVAESVASNDQYKFLRKYTDGALYAPVTGYYTLGEGATGIENSLNKQLTGKSNEQFFDQLNSLITGKDPEGATVATTIDAKVQQVAYDALGDNTGAVVAIQPSTGKILAMVSKGSYDPNLLASHDRASVLKNYDTLLHDSSQPLINRAIAGDLYFPGSTFKLVVAAAAFESGKYTKDSKLPNPAQFTLTGTTTKINNAEGGACGGGSTVTIETALVDSCNIPFAELGEKLGYDTINAMAKKFGFDSAVEIPQKSTPSVFPATNGDDATLELQSFGQGSVRETPLQVAMTTATIANGGQEMSPTLIDNIQNPDLSYLEKFKATSLGNPISESTASTLTQLMTEVVNEGTGTNARISGVDVAGKTGTAENGTGQPYTLWFTGFAPAKNPEVAVAVVVGNGAGQGQSLVGNTAAAPIARQVMEAVLNK
- a CDS encoding protein kinase domain-containing protein is translated as MRPYSGLTFGGRYELSSRVAIGGMGEVWQATDLVIGRTVAIKILKDEYLGDPGFLERFRAEARHAALVNHEGIANVFDYGEEEGSAYLVMELVPGEALSTILERDRVLPTDKVLDIVAQTASALQAAHAAGLVHRDIKPGNLLITPDGRVKITDFGIARIADQVPLTATGQVMGTVQYLSPEQASGHPASPSTDIYSLGIVAYEALAGRRPFTGESQVAIAMAQINETPPDLPTTIPEPVRRLVLSCIAKKPAERPASAAALAQAARALRRGDVVAATAAVPFIGAAAAADTATQAFSAQDATTRLMNAGDVGPATAAVLGLGAATSQVPAAGGAGAGAPGEVDEGDGERKKRSAWFWPVIVLAIIVVVGGIALAVTLASRNGASAPATSTSSSVKHTKSSSPKPSPTPTDTSSSHTINASDYIGKTEAQARLALQNMGYQVTTAANPKTAPTSAQVGTVYNVDPTGVVPAGETVTLYVYAAAPSAGQPGAPTTTDTTIPADNSTTATITIPSYNGCPVGYSPTLINYSISGGTDSSGKTTASVGTNVTSVQVESSKAGTLTFVYSVNCGSTVKSPTSAGVSITVTAAATSDPTDGSTPPAGN
- the pknB gene encoding Stk1 family PASTA domain-containing Ser/Thr kinase, with protein sequence MTEGISLLANRYQIGRLIGHGGMANVYLGTDSRLGRQVAIKLMKSQLATDPSFRSRFRQEAQAAARMAHPTIVRVFDAGEETTRDALGNTVLVPYIVMEYVEGRMLKDLIAEGPLPPKEAVRITEGILTALEYSHRAGVVHRDIKPGNVMLTHTGQVKVMDFGIARAVSDSAATVAQTTAILGTAQYFSPEQARGETVDARSDLYSTGVVLFEMLTGRPPFRGDSPVAVAYQHVSEPPAAPSTLNPAISPALDAVTLHALAKNRLDRFQSAHEFRADVVDAGAGQLPARKIHTAPPTPTTVMFGVDPRTAAGSDAALKELSSTDTNRPARTQTRPPVAWLWAGIVLIAVVVIAVVVWVLHLSPIKLENNDASTVPNLSSETYAQGSAKLTKLGLDPSRTDQSSSSVASGHIIKTVPGAGQNVTKGEPIDVYVSTGPATVSMPDVTGQSSDSAWAAITSAGLVKGSQTQQDSPSAPSGTVISTTPTSGTAVAPGSSVNIIVSSGTVAVPDVTQQPLTEATNTLTALGLDVTPQADYTCTGETVSAQSLPPGEQPQASPITLTYCAGS